The following are encoded together in the Methylomonas methanica MC09 genome:
- a CDS encoding DUF4230 domain-containing protein — translation MTIKISFGLLVFIVVIAVSLWVYLNSKQTQAIQGAIHGLGLQEKQALIVAELTTTEVFSKTEYNYLFKDFPFGDTTTSIKLTAHYQYYLKLSELSYELKGDTLVFKSPRLYPLLPVAFDIDTIAEDCQAHFLAPDCKESLQHLKSEISQQMPQLAKLRISMVYDKAAKSLADIFYNFLTYKSYPIGFSKIRVVIGEENSKSSRVYAYDPNCWLIECLAE, via the coding sequence ATGACAATAAAGATAAGTTTTGGTCTGCTTGTTTTTATTGTCGTGATCGCCGTATCTTTGTGGGTTTATTTGAATTCAAAACAAACTCAAGCTATTCAAGGCGCTATCCATGGACTGGGATTACAGGAAAAACAGGCATTAATTGTCGCCGAATTAACGACTACGGAAGTTTTTTCCAAGACTGAATATAATTACTTATTCAAAGATTTTCCCTTTGGCGATACCACAACATCTATTAAATTAACTGCTCATTACCAGTACTATCTAAAGTTGAGCGAGTTATCTTATGAGCTCAAGGGCGATACGCTGGTTTTTAAGTCTCCCCGGTTATATCCTTTGTTACCGGTAGCGTTCGACATAGATACTATTGCAGAAGACTGCCAAGCGCATTTTCTGGCACCCGATTGTAAAGAAAGCTTACAACATTTAAAGAGTGAAATAAGTCAACAAATGCCGCAGCTGGCAAAACTGCGCATCTCAATGGTGTATGACAAGGCCGCTAAAAGTTTGGCCGATATTTTTTATAATTTTCTGACCTATAAGTCATATCCGATTGGTTTTTCGAAAATCAGGGTTGTTATCGGCGAAGAAAATAGCAAATCAAGCCGGGTTTACGCTTACGATCCAAATTGTTGGTTAATTGAGTGTCTGGCTGAGTAA
- a CDS encoding class I SAM-dependent methyltransferase, with translation MNLAVVKSLSDNRSATLADQLCAPIVMSEAAESSPYPFFLVYRDGCLKLLDRQSLRKGGLAVDIEPRPGEQHSYPAPKKDLLAQAIGKKSRTIVDATTGWAQDSLALFRMGYEVTCIERSPVMVALIRDGFERLAQKDWVQKRELLPPTLLVGNAIELLSGLTEKPDCIYLDPMFPPKRKKSALTRKSMTVLRDILGDDRDRQELFDAAFAATGRRVAVKSPDYAEPLGGKPNESYQGKLLRYDVYLK, from the coding sequence ATGAATTTAGCTGTCGTCAAGTCTCTATCCGATAATCGTTCCGCAACCTTAGCCGACCAACTTTGCGCGCCGATAGTGATGAGTGAGGCTGCCGAATCCAGCCCGTATCCGTTTTTTTTGGTTTACCGAGACGGTTGCTTAAAATTGCTGGACAGGCAGTCTTTGAGAAAAGGCGGCTTGGCGGTCGACATCGAACCGCGTCCCGGCGAACAGCATTCCTATCCGGCCCCGAAGAAAGATCTATTGGCGCAAGCCATCGGCAAAAAATCCCGTACGATTGTCGACGCCACCACCGGTTGGGCGCAAGACAGTCTGGCGCTGTTTCGGATGGGTTACGAAGTGACTTGCATCGAACGATCGCCTGTCATGGTGGCGTTGATCCGCGACGGCTTCGAGCGGCTGGCGCAAAAAGATTGGGTACAAAAGCGCGAACTGCTTCCACCCACATTGCTGGTGGGCAATGCCATCGAATTACTGTCCGGTTTGACGGAAAAACCGGATTGTATCTATCTTGATCCCATGTTCCCCCCCAAACGTAAAAAATCCGCGCTAACCCGCAAATCCATGACGGTGTTACGTGATATTCTCGGCGACGATAGGGACAGACAGGAGCTGTTCGACGCGGCGTTTGCGGCTACAGGGCGACGGGTAGCGGTCAAAAGCCCGGATTACGCGGAACCCTTGGGCGGCAAACCCAACGAAAGTTATCAAGGAAAATTGTTGCGCTATGATGTTTATCTAAAATAA
- a CDS encoding non-heme iron oxygenase ferredoxin subunit: MSDWIDVVAESALAEGEHVVVDVDGYDVAIFKLDGEFYAIEDVCTHDGAEIASGELEGDEIVCPRHGARFCVKTGQVKCAPAYEDVATFPVRVVDGRLQVAAQS, translated from the coding sequence GTGTCTGATTGGATCGATGTGGTGGCCGAGTCGGCTTTGGCCGAGGGCGAACATGTGGTGGTCGATGTCGATGGTTACGACGTGGCGATTTTTAAACTGGATGGTGAGTTTTACGCCATCGAAGATGTTTGCACGCACGACGGGGCGGAAATCGCCAGCGGCGAACTGGAGGGCGACGAAATCGTCTGCCCGCGGCATGGCGCCCGTTTTTGCGTGAAAACCGGCCAGGTCAAATGTGCGCCGGCCTATGAAGATGTGGCCACTTTTCCGGTGCGGGTGGTTGACGGCCGGTTACAGGTTGCCGCTCAAAGTTAA
- a CDS encoding SPFH domain-containing protein: MSTVQHSNLPLRWLHKIKFWHVLLLIAIGLLVRSPPWFIVQPSEMAHVRRLGKVVHPAPLPEGWYFKAPLMDDVDILQVSLTSFQVEDLPIFTMDSQWINVSVGISFSIPEAAVFNLLYKVGRSGGFDIDENIRPVISESTMLVFSRHLAEKLPEEREQVVKELEMELSAALQRIFGLHIEDVQIININYLSARAAMLCEQLKQMDTQPSTDAAK, encoded by the coding sequence ATGTCGACAGTTCAACATTCAAATTTACCGCTTCGTTGGTTGCACAAGATCAAGTTTTGGCATGTGCTGTTGTTGATTGCGATCGGACTGCTGGTCCGTTCGCCGCCTTGGTTTATCGTGCAACCCTCCGAAATGGCCCATGTTCGCCGCCTGGGTAAGGTTGTACATCCGGCCCCCTTGCCGGAGGGCTGGTATTTTAAAGCGCCTTTAATGGATGACGTCGATATTCTGCAAGTCTCCTTGACGAGTTTTCAAGTGGAGGATTTGCCGATTTTTACGATGGACAGTCAGTGGATCAACGTCTCCGTCGGTATTTCGTTCAGCATTCCGGAAGCGGCGGTTTTTAACTTGCTTTATAAAGTCGGGCGCAGTGGTGGTTTCGATATCGACGAAAATATCCGTCCGGTGATCAGCGAAAGTACCATGTTGGTGTTTTCGCGGCATCTGGCGGAAAAATTACCGGAAGAACGGGAACAGGTGGTGAAAGAATTGGAAATGGAATTAAGCGCCGCCTTGCAACGCATTTTCGGTCTGCATATAGAAGATGTACAAATTATAAATATCAATTACCTGTCTGCCCGCGCTGCCATGCTTTGCGAACAGCTCAAGCAGATGGATACTCAACCGAGTACGGACGCCGCCAAATAG
- a CDS encoding MinD/ParA family protein yields the protein MDHINHLDTPAMENLNFAEQPLAADKHRAHVMVFTSGKGGVGKTCVTTNVATAMARKGARVCIFDADTGLANINILLGLRPEYTLEHVLNGEKTIHDIVINTRQGVAVVPGATGIAQFADLDAATIKRLYTALSDLEADYDYFLIDTAAGVADSVLQFIESAPNTFLLITPEPTSLTDGFSMLKLLNNRHYPGNIRVVVNMVDDYPHATETYRRFSAAVDKYLDLTVDYGGFVARDENVPQSIVKQTPVVELIGNAPASRCLFALADNMLKHIGKSETEMGLADYWKNFLQETANEQTESIQEVKTASEPYQAGPTPQHTAEPPKSFAELADQLLSSMQSQSPDRQKMEDFAGHFMTRFQSQFGNFPANFRQLLFRWLEAEDYAAPQLQELAGTLEMLYMAKHQHPLHSLENSLARLIAQCKDSESQMRSLTTQMRAAYFQAFQTDVFDARQEVLDGIQKTDFSEADFQQLLDALGQAFEHRFKRPYQGESDLLLASATESLEEMVTEEQKLQAQVDELTNSFQELNKRREALLATIKQI from the coding sequence GTGGATCACATAAACCATTTAGACACTCCGGCCATGGAAAACCTGAATTTTGCCGAACAGCCCTTGGCGGCCGACAAACATCGCGCCCATGTGATGGTGTTTACCAGCGGTAAAGGCGGCGTCGGCAAGACCTGCGTGACCACCAATGTCGCTACCGCCATGGCGCGGAAAGGTGCCAGAGTCTGTATTTTCGACGCCGACACCGGCTTGGCGAACATTAATATATTACTGGGCCTGCGGCCGGAATATACCCTGGAACATGTACTCAACGGCGAAAAAACCATACACGACATTGTCATAAATACCCGACAAGGCGTGGCCGTGGTACCTGGCGCCACCGGCATTGCCCAATTCGCGGACCTTGACGCAGCCACGATAAAAAGGCTGTATACCGCGTTATCCGATCTGGAGGCGGACTACGATTATTTTTTGATAGACACGGCAGCCGGCGTGGCCGATAGCGTGTTGCAGTTCATCGAATCGGCGCCTAACACGTTTTTGCTGATCACACCTGAGCCGACCTCGTTGACCGATGGTTTTTCCATGTTGAAGTTGCTGAATAACCGGCATTACCCAGGCAACATTCGGGTCGTGGTCAACATGGTGGACGACTACCCGCATGCCACGGAAACCTATCGGCGTTTTTCTGCCGCGGTCGACAAATACCTGGATTTAACAGTTGATTACGGCGGCTTTGTGGCCCGCGATGAAAATGTCCCGCAATCGATAGTCAAACAAACACCGGTGGTGGAATTAATCGGCAACGCGCCCGCCAGCCGCTGCCTGTTCGCACTGGCGGATAATATGTTGAAACACATAGGTAAATCCGAAACCGAAATGGGATTGGCGGATTACTGGAAAAACTTTTTACAGGAAACGGCTAACGAACAGACCGAAAGTATTCAGGAAGTCAAAACGGCAAGCGAGCCTTACCAAGCCGGACCGACACCTCAACACACTGCGGAACCCCCTAAGAGTTTTGCTGAGCTGGCCGACCAGCTGCTCTCCAGCATGCAAAGCCAATCGCCCGACAGGCAAAAAATGGAAGACTTTGCCGGCCATTTTATGACCCGTTTTCAGAGCCAATTCGGCAATTTTCCGGCTAACTTTCGACAGCTGCTGTTTCGTTGGCTGGAAGCGGAAGATTATGCCGCGCCTCAACTGCAAGAATTGGCCGGCACGCTGGAAATGCTCTATATGGCAAAACACCAGCACCCCCTGCATAGCCTGGAGAACAGCCTGGCCCGCTTGATCGCCCAATGCAAGGATTCGGAATCGCAAATGCGTTCGCTAACCACGCAAATGCGCGCGGCCTATTTCCAGGCCTTTCAAACCGACGTATTCGATGCCCGCCAGGAAGTGTTGGACGGCATTCAGAAGACCGATTTCAGTGAGGCGGATTTTCAACAGCTACTGGATGCTTTAGGCCAAGCTTTTGAACATCGTTTTAAGCGCCCGTATCAGGGCGAGAGCGACTTATTGCTGGCGTCGGCCACGGAAAGTCTGGAGGAAATGGTTACCGAAGAGCAAAAGCTGCAAGCACAAGTCGATGAATTAACCAACAGTTTTCAGGAATTGAATAAGCGACGCGAAGCGTTACTGGCAACCATCAAGCAAATTTGA
- a CDS encoding flavoprotein — MKAPRLAWAITGSGHYIEECLEFMLSLDNVDCYLSQAGEEVLKMYGIPISDIKDQMPVYRDRAASAPPVGLFYKGYYHTFVMAPTTSNTIAKCVLGIADSLVTNLYSQAGKCRVESIVYPCDIAPEMETTAPGNKKVMVYPRPIDLEATDKIRGFPFTQVVESVDELKTAVIRRLASLS, encoded by the coding sequence ATGAAAGCACCCCGTCTTGCCTGGGCGATCACAGGTTCCGGCCATTATATCGAAGAATGTCTCGAATTCATGCTCAGCCTGGATAATGTGGATTGTTATCTCAGCCAGGCCGGGGAAGAGGTGCTGAAGATGTACGGTATCCCTATCAGCGATATTAAGGACCAAATGCCGGTCTACCGGGACCGCGCCGCGTCTGCGCCACCGGTAGGCCTGTTTTATAAAGGCTATTACCACACCTTCGTAATGGCGCCGACGACGTCCAATACCATCGCCAAATGCGTGTTGGGTATTGCCGATTCTTTGGTAACTAATCTGTATTCGCAAGCCGGCAAATGCCGGGTGGAAAGCATCGTCTATCCCTGCGACATTGCGCCGGAGATGGAAACCACCGCGCCCGGTAACAAAAAAGTCATGGTTTATCCGCGCCCTATCGATTTGGAAGCCACCGATAAAATTCGTGGTTTTCCGTTTACTCAGGTGGTGGAAAGCGTTGACGAATTAAAAACTGCGGTGATACGCAGACTGGCGTCATTATCATGA
- a CDS encoding DUF6513 domain-containing protein translates to MSDERILFLTGKLAEKQLRQILAAMDPDFYYKVKEMGVKVAALMTTDMIGRRLKDTEGATRIVIPGRCRGDIEALSQQLGVPVDRGPEEVKDLPQYFGKGAHHYDLSRYQTKIFAEIVDAPNISVEAVVERAYYYQEQGADVIDIGCLPGTPFPQLQECIGTLKQEGFTVSIDSLEDADLLAGGKAGADYMLSLTSKSLWIADEVATTPIIIPRTHGDLSCLDGVIDILQRKNRAFIVDPILDPIHFGFTESIVRNYQFRQRHPEVEMMLGVGNITELTHADTSGMNALLLGICSELNINHILATQVSKHACRAVKEADRARRIMYAAKQHDSLPKHIAPDLLTVHDNAPFPYRRDEIEVIAAEIRDPSYRIQTSSEGLHVFNRDGFHTALDPFDLFPKLGVESDGGHAFYLGVELARAQIAWQLGKRFTQDQQLNWGCAAQGAETEADLHTFKPAGSTLKKQHEHTTKDGD, encoded by the coding sequence ATGAGCGACGAACGCATCCTGTTTTTGACCGGCAAACTGGCGGAAAAACAACTCCGGCAGATTCTGGCAGCCATGGACCCGGATTTTTACTACAAGGTCAAGGAAATGGGCGTCAAAGTGGCCGCTTTGATGACTACCGATATGATAGGTCGCCGCTTAAAGGACACGGAAGGCGCAACCCGTATCGTTATCCCCGGCCGTTGCCGAGGCGATATCGAAGCCCTGTCGCAGCAACTGGGCGTGCCGGTCGATCGCGGACCGGAGGAAGTTAAAGACCTGCCGCAGTATTTCGGCAAGGGCGCGCACCATTACGATTTAAGCCGCTATCAAACCAAAATTTTTGCCGAAATCGTCGATGCGCCCAATATCAGCGTCGAAGCGGTGGTCGAACGCGCGTATTACTACCAAGAGCAGGGCGCCGACGTGATCGACATCGGCTGTCTGCCCGGTACGCCGTTTCCGCAGCTGCAAGAGTGCATAGGCACCTTAAAGCAGGAAGGTTTCACCGTCAGCATAGACTCGCTGGAAGATGCCGATTTGCTGGCGGGCGGCAAAGCCGGAGCCGACTACATGTTGAGCTTGACCTCTAAAAGCCTGTGGATTGCCGACGAGGTAGCCACGACGCCGATTATCATCCCGCGGACGCATGGCGATTTGAGCTGCCTGGATGGGGTTATCGACATACTGCAGCGCAAAAACCGGGCGTTTATTGTCGACCCTATACTCGATCCGATTCATTTCGGCTTTACCGAATCCATCGTGCGTAATTACCAGTTTCGGCAGCGTCATCCGGAAGTGGAAATGATGTTGGGGGTTGGTAACATTACCGAGCTGACCCATGCGGATACCTCCGGGATGAACGCGTTGCTGCTGGGAATTTGTTCCGAGCTTAACATCAACCACATCCTCGCCACCCAAGTCAGTAAACACGCCTGCCGGGCGGTCAAGGAAGCCGATCGGGCCCGCCGCATCATGTATGCGGCCAAGCAACATGACAGTCTGCCCAAACATATTGCCCCGGATTTACTGACGGTACACGATAACGCGCCTTTTCCGTATCGCCGCGATGAAATCGAAGTCATCGCCGCCGAGATTCGCGACCCCAGCTACCGGATCCAGACCAGCAGCGAAGGCCTGCATGTATTCAATCGCGACGGTTTTCATACCGCGTTGGACCCGTTCGATCTGTTTCCGAAACTGGGAGTGGAAAGCGACGGCGGCCATGCGTTTTATTTGGGCGTGGAGCTGGCGCGCGCGCAAATCGCTTGGCAATTGGGTAAGCGCTTCACTCAGGACCAACAGCTGAATTGGGGGTGTGCGGCCCAAGGCGCGGAGACCGAAGCGGATTTGCATACCTTTAAACCGGCCGGCAGCACGCTAAAGAAACAGCACGAACACACGACTAAGGATGGCGATTAA
- a CDS encoding DUF3422 family protein — protein MATLFQLPPNHPQRFVLHNEVHARASSILSLPVRASYLALSLTSSEKTQERKHLTTLCERFGTVPPEPDADHFSANFDSFQMSWEQHGEFSTYGFYAYDSITEPFADPALKNVPVDWLAQINGQVIVAAHASVVAAADIHYRDETDLSPLSAHFAGNPIVGSKVTGGAASVFTDFRIHVDGFSRFLVVNHDLRTAQAGRLLHRLFDIEIYRVMALLAFPIARKLYPELKKADRQLYTITNSMTQPDNDDAKLLDELTALAAEVENHISSHQFRFAAASAYYQLVGQRLEDLREVRIQGIQTLGEFIKRRLEPAMNTCNSISHRYTLISERVSNASQLLRTKVDIIIERQNQGLLSSMALRAKMQLRMQQTVEGISMVAITYYAANLVGKIAEAAHSLGWHVNVELVEGLSIPVIFLIVGIGTKRLHKMIANTTE, from the coding sequence GTGGCCACTTTATTTCAACTTCCGCCCAATCACCCGCAACGCTTTGTGTTGCACAACGAAGTCCATGCCCGGGCGTCGTCTATTCTTAGCCTGCCTGTTAGAGCCAGCTATCTGGCCCTGTCGCTGACCAGCAGCGAAAAAACGCAGGAGCGCAAACACCTGACAACCCTTTGCGAGCGCTTCGGCACGGTACCGCCCGAGCCTGATGCAGACCATTTCAGCGCCAATTTCGATTCGTTTCAAATGAGCTGGGAACAACACGGCGAGTTCAGTACCTATGGTTTCTATGCTTACGACAGCATTACGGAACCTTTTGCAGATCCCGCTTTAAAAAATGTCCCCGTCGACTGGTTGGCGCAAATAAACGGTCAAGTAATCGTGGCTGCTCACGCTAGCGTAGTGGCGGCTGCCGATATTCATTACCGGGATGAGACGGATTTATCGCCGCTATCCGCGCATTTTGCCGGCAACCCGATCGTGGGCTCCAAGGTAACCGGCGGCGCGGCGTCCGTGTTTACCGACTTTCGGATCCATGTGGACGGTTTCAGCCGTTTTCTGGTGGTCAATCACGACTTAAGGACCGCGCAAGCCGGTCGGCTGCTGCATAGGCTGTTCGATATTGAAATCTACCGGGTCATGGCCTTGCTGGCATTTCCCATCGCCCGCAAATTGTATCCGGAACTGAAGAAGGCGGATCGGCAGCTCTACACCATCACCAATTCGATGACCCAGCCGGATAATGACGACGCTAAATTATTGGACGAATTGACCGCCTTGGCCGCGGAAGTCGAAAACCATATTTCCAGCCACCAGTTCCGCTTTGCCGCCGCCAGCGCTTATTATCAGCTGGTCGGGCAACGCCTGGAGGACTTGCGTGAAGTCCGCATCCAGGGCATTCAAACCCTGGGCGAATTTATCAAGCGGCGTCTGGAACCGGCCATGAATACCTGCAATTCCATATCGCACCGCTACACCCTGATTTCGGAAAGGGTCAGCAACGCCAGCCAGTTATTACGCACCAAAGTCGACATCATTATCGAACGCCAAAATCAAGGTCTGCTGTCGTCCATGGCTTTGCGGGCCAAAATGCAGTTGCGTATGCAACAAACGGTGGAAGGCATTTCCATGGTAGCCATAACCTACTATGCAGCGAACCTGGTGGGCAAGATTGCCGAAGCGGCGCATAGTTTGGGCTGGCATGTGAATGTCGAACTGGTGGAAGGCTTGTCCATTCCCGTCATTTTCCTTATCGTAGGCATCGGCACCAAGCGACTGCATAAAATGATCGCCAATACGACCGAATAA
- the xseA gene encoding exodeoxyribonuclease VII large subunit — MSAGDSIYSVSQLNREAKRLLATHFMTVRVEGEISNFSAPSSGHWYFSLKDAQAQIRCAMFRGQQQRLGFKPGNGDLVVVNAQVSLYEPRGDYQLVVEHMEQAGDGALRQAFERLKNKLLAEGLFDANRKQDIPLIPQQIGIITSASGAAIHDILTVLQRRFPAVPVVIYPVAVQGESAKFEISAALELANQRAEADVLILTRGGGSLEDLWAFNEEIVARAVAASRIPVIAGIGHEVDFTIADFVADFRAPTPSAAAEHAVPSQAEWLGGFKFMENQLLEKLRRQLSQQQQRLDWLNKSLQLQHPGEKLQRNAQRLDELEIRLKKSTLQTVLQAKQLLALNSQKLRHFQPTDKIVQHRQSVDFYHQRLQRAMRLKLSTLKQQQTGISQTLHAVSPLATLDRGYAIVKQQSTGQIVKSVADLAENDLLETRLAKGRVISLVKKVIPS, encoded by the coding sequence ATGAGCGCGGGCGACTCCATTTACAGCGTTTCGCAACTGAATCGTGAAGCCAAACGCCTGTTAGCGACGCATTTCATGACTGTGCGCGTGGAAGGCGAAATATCCAACTTTAGCGCGCCCTCCTCCGGTCATTGGTATTTCAGCTTAAAAGATGCGCAGGCGCAGATTCGTTGCGCCATGTTTCGCGGCCAACAACAACGCCTTGGTTTTAAACCGGGTAACGGCGATCTGGTAGTGGTAAATGCCCAAGTCAGCCTGTACGAACCGCGCGGCGACTATCAATTGGTCGTGGAGCATATGGAACAAGCCGGCGACGGCGCGTTGCGGCAGGCTTTCGAACGCTTAAAGAACAAGCTGCTCGCGGAAGGCCTGTTCGACGCCAACCGCAAGCAAGACATTCCGCTGATTCCCCAGCAAATCGGCATCATTACGTCGGCCAGCGGCGCTGCCATACACGACATTCTGACGGTTTTACAGCGGCGCTTCCCTGCCGTTCCGGTAGTGATTTACCCGGTAGCCGTACAGGGCGAATCGGCGAAATTCGAGATTAGCGCCGCACTGGAATTGGCGAATCAACGTGCCGAAGCAGACGTACTCATTCTGACCCGGGGCGGCGGCTCATTGGAAGACTTATGGGCCTTTAATGAAGAAATAGTGGCTCGCGCCGTAGCAGCCAGTCGGATACCGGTGATTGCCGGCATCGGCCATGAAGTCGATTTTACCATCGCCGATTTCGTGGCCGATTTTCGCGCGCCCACACCTTCTGCCGCAGCGGAACATGCCGTGCCCAGCCAAGCCGAATGGCTGGGCGGTTTTAAGTTCATGGAAAACCAGTTGCTCGAAAAACTGCGCCGCCAATTAAGTCAACAGCAACAACGCCTGGACTGGCTGAATAAATCCCTGCAGTTGCAACACCCCGGCGAAAAACTACAGCGCAACGCGCAAAGGCTGGACGAGCTGGAAATTCGCCTGAAAAAATCCACCCTGCAAACTGTATTGCAAGCCAAACAACTGTTGGCTTTGAACAGTCAAAAACTTCGGCACTTTCAACCGACCGATAAAATTGTTCAACATCGGCAATCGGTGGATTTTTATCATCAACGTCTGCAACGAGCGATGCGACTCAAACTGAGCACACTGAAACAGCAGCAGACCGGCATCAGCCAAACCCTGCACGCGGTCAGCCCGTTGGCGACGCTCGACCGCGGTTACGCTATCGTAAAACAACAAAGCACCGGCCAAATCGTTAAATCCGTAGCCGATTTAGCCGAAAACGACCTACTCGAGACCCGTTTGGCCAAAGGCCGCGTCATCAGTCTAGTCAAGAAGGTCATTCCAAGCTGA
- a CDS encoding DUF6691 family protein, which yields MMKLILALFAGIIFGLGLTVSQMTNPDKVLGFLDFAGDWDPSLALVMAGALAIAVAGFRWTRQQEKPVLGSRFHITLKTTLDKPLLTGAGLFGIGWGMTGYCPGPAFAGMALGNQEAIVMVTSIYAGFWAAGLLQDKT from the coding sequence ATGATGAAATTAATTCTCGCCTTATTCGCCGGGATTATTTTCGGTTTGGGGCTGACAGTTTCGCAAATGACCAATCCGGACAAAGTGCTGGGCTTTCTGGATTTTGCCGGCGACTGGGACCCTAGTTTGGCCCTGGTTATGGCGGGTGCATTGGCAATCGCCGTGGCCGGATTTCGTTGGACCCGCCAACAGGAAAAACCCGTTTTGGGCAGCCGATTTCATATCACCCTAAAAACTACGCTGGACAAACCCTTGCTAACCGGTGCCGGCCTATTCGGTATCGGCTGGGGCATGACCGGGTATTGTCCCGGCCCCGCTTTCGCCGGCATGGCACTGGGCAACCAGGAAGCCATCGTTATGGTGACCAGCATTTATGCCGGTTTCTGGGCTGCCGGCTTGTTACAAGATAAGACTTAG
- a CDS encoding YeeE/YedE family protein: MQNFTPVSALLGGALIGLSAFILLRFNGRIAGISSIMSGLFTTSGPNRYWRMTFLLGLMLGAAIWQWFAPSTLPLRQNYPLPLIIVGGFLVGFGTRIGSGCTSGHGICGLALGSRRSIAATLTFMGSGIVTVYIIRHVIQVLS, from the coding sequence TTGCAGAACTTCACCCCTGTTTCCGCTCTGCTTGGCGGTGCGTTGATCGGCCTCAGCGCCTTCATATTACTCAGGTTTAATGGCCGCATCGCCGGCATTAGCAGCATTATGAGCGGCTTATTCACCACCTCGGGCCCGAACCGATATTGGCGCATGACTTTTTTGTTGGGTTTAATGCTCGGCGCGGCTATCTGGCAGTGGTTTGCACCCTCGACGCTACCCTTGCGGCAAAACTATCCGCTACCGTTGATTATTGTTGGCGGCTTTCTGGTTGGATTCGGCACTCGCATCGGCAGCGGCTGCACCAGCGGCCACGGTATCTGCGGCCTTGCCTTGGGTTCGCGCCGCTCCATCGCCGCCACATTGACATTTATGGGTAGCGGCATCGTCACCGTTTATATCATCCGCCACGTTATACAGGTGCTGTCATGA
- the dmeF gene encoding CDF family Co(II)/Ni(II) efflux transporter DmeF: MHKHQLNNWQHTHNFARINRKGEKRTKWVLVLTFTTMLVEIVAGTQFHSMALLADGWHMATHVMAFMIAIFAYRYSRIHEQDQTFAFSPAKVSVLGGFASSVSLAVVACMMIAESAERLISPQPIQFDDAILVAVAGLVINLLSALLLSDHHHDHHHEHHHAEEGHEHHEHHHDHNLRAAYMHVVADALTSVLAIVALLAGKYYGWNWLDTVMGFVGAFVILVWAWGLIKETSPILLDQGIDEHYLQAIQDTLEDDGECRVSDIHIWRVSPAHHAAIIVLVTRFPKSPNYYKNLLASFVHLDHITIEVNACKTDACVAEDTAC; this comes from the coding sequence ATGCACAAACATCAACTGAATAACTGGCAACATACCCATAATTTTGCCCGCATTAATCGCAAGGGCGAGAAGCGTACCAAATGGGTTCTGGTGCTCACCTTTACTACCATGCTGGTGGAAATTGTCGCCGGTACACAATTTCACTCCATGGCTTTGCTGGCGGATGGCTGGCATATGGCCACGCATGTTATGGCCTTTATGATCGCCATTTTTGCCTATCGCTATAGCCGTATTCACGAACAGGATCAAACCTTTGCCTTTAGTCCTGCCAAAGTCAGCGTTTTGGGCGGGTTTGCCAGTTCGGTTTCTTTGGCAGTCGTGGCCTGTATGATGATCGCAGAATCAGCGGAACGGTTGATTTCTCCGCAACCGATTCAATTCGACGATGCGATTTTGGTGGCGGTAGCCGGTTTGGTGATTAACTTGTTAAGCGCGTTGTTGCTGAGTGATCACCACCATGACCATCATCACGAACACCACCATGCTGAAGAGGGCCATGAGCATCACGAACATCACCACGACCATAATTTACGCGCGGCTTATATGCACGTGGTGGCCGATGCTCTGACGTCGGTTTTAGCCATCGTGGCTTTGCTGGCCGGTAAATATTACGGCTGGAATTGGCTGGATACCGTAATGGGTTTTGTCGGCGCCTTTGTGATTTTGGTGTGGGCCTGGGGGTTGATCAAGGAAACCAGCCCGATTTTGCTGGATCAGGGTATCGATGAGCATTACTTGCAAGCGATTCAGGATACCTTGGAAGACGACGGCGAATGCCGGGTCAGCGATATTCATATCTGGCGGGTTAGTCCCGCTCATCACGCCGCGATAATCGTATTAGTCACCCGCTTTCCCAAGTCGCCCAACTATTACAAAAATCTGCTGGCCAGCTTTGTGCATTTGGACCATATCACGATCGAAGTCAATGCCTGCAAGACTGATGCATGCGTGGCGGAGGATACTGCTTGTTAA